From the Cumulibacter manganitolerans genome, one window contains:
- a CDS encoding 5'-3' exonuclease, which translates to MTTMLLDSASLYYRAFYGVPATLAAPDGTPNNALRGFLDMIARLLDSYRPTGLVACLDNDWRPQFRTDAIPGYKAHRVGDELTGAEDTPDDLAPQVPAILETLAALGICAVGVDGTEADDVIGTIAATGGPYDVVTGDRDLFQVIDDARGVRVLYTARGISNIEVVDDTALLAKYGVRAAQYADFATLRGDTSDGLPGVRGIGEKSAAALLAHYGDIEALRRAAVSGEPGPMKPAQRGNLVAAADYLDAARAVVAVRRDLDVRFDPTIPARPADDEVLAELAARWAIGSSIKRVTDALAATTDRR; encoded by the coding sequence ATGACCACGATGCTGCTGGACTCCGCGAGCCTGTACTACCGCGCCTTCTACGGCGTCCCGGCGACGCTCGCGGCCCCCGACGGCACCCCGAACAACGCGTTGCGCGGCTTCCTGGACATGATCGCGCGGCTGCTCGACAGCTACCGCCCGACGGGCCTGGTCGCCTGCCTCGACAACGACTGGCGCCCGCAGTTCCGCACCGACGCGATCCCGGGCTACAAGGCCCACCGCGTCGGCGACGAGCTGACCGGTGCCGAGGACACCCCGGACGACCTGGCGCCGCAGGTACCGGCGATCCTGGAGACCCTCGCGGCGCTCGGCATCTGCGCGGTCGGCGTCGACGGTACCGAGGCCGACGACGTCATCGGGACCATCGCGGCGACCGGAGGCCCGTACGACGTCGTCACCGGCGACCGCGACCTGTTCCAGGTCATCGACGACGCCCGCGGCGTACGCGTGCTCTACACCGCGCGGGGCATCTCCAACATCGAGGTCGTCGACGACACGGCGCTGCTGGCGAAGTACGGCGTACGGGCCGCCCAGTACGCCGACTTCGCCACGCTGCGCGGCGACACCTCGGACGGGTTGCCCGGCGTGCGGGGGATCGGCGAGAAGAGCGCTGCGGCGTTGCTGGCCCACTACGGCGACATCGAGGCGTTGCGCCGGGCCGCCGTGTCGGGCGAGCCCGGCCCGATGAAGCCCGCGCAGCGCGGCAACCTGGTGGCGGCCGCCGACTACCTGGACGCCGCGCGCGCCGTCGTCGCGGTGCGGCGCGACCTCGACGTGCGGTTCGACCCCACGATCCCGGCGCGGCCGGCGGACGACGAGGTCCTCGCCGAGCTGGCGGCCCGATGGGCCATCGGGTCGTCCATCAAGCGGGTCACCGACGCGCTGGCCGCGACGACCGACCGCCGGTGA
- a CDS encoding DUF4333 domain-containing protein: MTYPPNGDGTRSNDPSQNPQTGGVPSQDSYGQPGQQWGQPAGYGQGEQSYSDPTSSQQYGSSQYGAQQYGHDQYGQPQGGYEQGYGQQYPSTGGQPAPQTGGYPAADSQHTSVYGQQPGYDPNQQQYGHDQYGQPQGGYEQGYGQQPAYGQQPAYGQDPYGQQGYDPNQSYGVAPAYGPQGGQPWGSVPPAKKSNKGLIAGIVAGVVILLVGLGTWLALGPLAKKVLDQDAVASDVGSQFKSEYDQQLTDLTCNDDLVVEKGKSYTCSAKADGESTSIKIQITDNDGAYTWARQD; the protein is encoded by the coding sequence ATGACCTACCCGCCGAATGGCGACGGCACCCGGAGCAACGACCCGTCCCAGAACCCGCAGACCGGCGGCGTGCCATCGCAGGACTCCTACGGCCAGCCCGGCCAGCAGTGGGGGCAGCCCGCCGGCTACGGCCAGGGCGAGCAGTCCTACAGCGATCCGACGTCCTCGCAGCAGTACGGGTCCTCGCAGTACGGCGCGCAGCAGTACGGGCACGACCAGTACGGCCAGCCGCAGGGCGGCTACGAGCAGGGCTACGGCCAGCAGTACCCGTCCACCGGCGGTCAGCCGGCCCCGCAGACCGGCGGCTACCCGGCGGCCGACAGCCAGCACACCTCGGTCTACGGGCAGCAGCCCGGCTACGACCCGAACCAGCAGCAGTACGGGCACGACCAGTACGGCCAGCCCCAGGGCGGCTACGAGCAGGGCTACGGCCAGCAGCCGGCGTACGGGCAGCAGCCCGCGTACGGCCAGGACCCCTACGGCCAGCAGGGCTACGACCCGAATCAGTCGTACGGCGTCGCTCCGGCGTACGGCCCGCAGGGCGGCCAGCCGTGGGGGAGCGTCCCGCCGGCGAAGAAGAGCAACAAGGGCCTCATCGCCGGCATCGTGGCCGGCGTGGTGATCCTGCTCGTCGGTCTGGGCACCTGGCTCGCCCTCGGTCCGCTCGCCAAGAAGGTGCTCGACCAGGACGCCGTCGCCAGTGATGTCGGCAGCCAGTTCAAGTCCGAGTACGACCAGCAGCTGACCGACCTCACCTGCAACGACGACCTCGTCGTCGAGAAGGGCAAGTCCTACACCTGCTCGGCGAAGGCCGACGGCGAGAGCACCTCGATCAAGATCCAGATCACCGACAACGACGGCGCCTACACCTGGGCGCGCCAGGACTGA
- a CDS encoding DEAD/DEAH box helicase, with amino-acid sequence MDSPAAAYSRAAHRSRYPRLVEFTALLPFELDEFQLMACQSLEDGHGVLVCAPTGAGKTVVGEFAVHLALARGQGCAYTAPIKALSNQKYAELTRRYGSAKVGLLTGDNSINPHAPVLVMTTEVLRNMLYVGSDTVDRLGFVVMDEVHYLADRFRGAVWEEVIIHLPERVQLASLSATVSNAEEFGAWLHTVRGNTDIVVTEDRPVPLWQHMMLGNRLYDLLAENSRKRLVNPDLERASRQQAQRIGSGAGRGGPRGPRGGGWRLQRRTDVVEKLDRQGLLPAIYFIFSRVGCDAALEQCRRSGVRLLDDREREEVRRTAMRHTSELTEADLEVLGFWEWLDALEHGYAAHHAGLIPAFKETVEDLFVRGLCRVVFATETLALGINMPARSVVLERLVKYNGESHVRLTPGEYTQLTGRAGRRGIDVEGHAVTLWSPDITPAEVASLATTRTFPLNSSFRPSYNMAVNLVGQLGRRESKALLDRSFAQYQVDRASVGLAQRREQAQQEARSRQAEVHCDRGDVREYADLRLAISDLERGATKERKAARRADVDSSLRRLRRGDIIDIPSGRHRGVAVVLELAGAPQPRLVALTEDRWAGRIETAAFHDRIEPIGRMKVNKSFNHRSAQARRDLAANLARMARDLPRPERRRGTAVDDAELAELRSRLREHPVHSCPDREQHVRDLEESRRAWRDSDRLASRLDRRTASLGRTFDRICVLLTDLGYLGADDTVTAPGRLLARLWSESDLLIAHCLRDGLWGELAPADLAAVVSATLYEPRAGEVFDTATVPVGSKRVRAALGAMLAVWGTLDEQAARLDAPRVRRPDAGFALAAYRWASGDSLAVVLSNLARAGFEISPGDFVRWCRQVLDVLEQVARLDPALAGDVPRTAAAAASAMRRGVLADPLRPLEEGTWNAEQDDEIEEE; translated from the coding sequence ATGGACAGCCCCGCTGCGGCCTATTCGCGAGCCGCCCACCGCAGCCGCTATCCGCGCCTCGTCGAGTTCACCGCGCTGCTGCCGTTCGAGCTCGACGAGTTCCAGCTGATGGCCTGCCAGTCGCTCGAGGACGGGCACGGGGTGCTGGTCTGCGCCCCGACCGGCGCCGGGAAGACCGTGGTGGGCGAGTTCGCGGTCCACCTCGCGCTGGCCCGCGGGCAGGGCTGCGCCTACACCGCGCCGATCAAGGCGCTGTCCAACCAGAAGTACGCCGAGCTGACCCGCCGCTACGGCAGCGCGAAGGTGGGCCTGCTGACCGGCGACAACTCGATCAACCCGCACGCGCCGGTGCTCGTCATGACCACCGAGGTGCTGCGCAACATGCTGTACGTCGGGAGCGACACGGTCGACCGGCTCGGCTTCGTGGTGATGGACGAGGTGCACTATCTCGCCGACCGGTTCCGCGGCGCGGTCTGGGAGGAGGTGATCATCCACCTGCCCGAGCGGGTGCAGCTCGCCTCGCTGTCGGCGACGGTCAGCAACGCGGAGGAGTTCGGCGCCTGGCTGCACACCGTCCGCGGCAACACCGACATCGTCGTCACCGAGGACCGCCCGGTGCCGCTGTGGCAGCACATGATGCTCGGCAACCGGCTCTACGACCTGCTCGCCGAGAACTCCCGCAAGCGGCTGGTGAACCCGGACCTCGAGCGGGCCAGCCGCCAGCAGGCGCAGCGGATCGGCAGCGGCGCGGGCCGCGGCGGCCCCCGCGGCCCGCGCGGCGGCGGCTGGCGCCTCCAGCGACGCACCGACGTGGTCGAGAAGCTCGACCGGCAGGGGCTGCTGCCGGCGATCTACTTCATCTTCAGCCGGGTGGGGTGCGACGCCGCCCTGGAGCAGTGCCGGCGCTCCGGCGTCCGGCTGCTCGACGACCGTGAACGCGAGGAGGTGCGGCGCACGGCGATGCGGCACACCAGCGAGCTGACGGAGGCCGACCTCGAGGTCCTCGGCTTCTGGGAATGGCTCGACGCGCTCGAGCACGGCTACGCGGCGCACCACGCCGGGCTGATCCCGGCGTTCAAGGAGACCGTCGAGGACTTGTTCGTGCGCGGTCTGTGCAGGGTGGTCTTCGCCACCGAGACGCTCGCGCTGGGCATCAACATGCCGGCCCGCAGCGTCGTGCTGGAACGGCTGGTGAAGTACAACGGCGAGAGCCACGTGCGGCTGACGCCGGGGGAGTACACCCAGCTCACCGGCCGGGCCGGGCGCCGCGGTATCGACGTCGAGGGGCACGCGGTGACGCTGTGGAGCCCCGACATCACCCCGGCCGAGGTAGCCAGCCTGGCCACCACCCGCACCTTCCCCCTGAACAGCTCGTTCCGCCCGTCGTACAACATGGCCGTCAACCTCGTCGGGCAGCTCGGACGTCGTGAGAGCAAGGCGCTGCTGGATCGCTCGTTCGCGCAGTACCAGGTCGACCGCGCGTCGGTCGGCCTCGCGCAGCGCCGCGAGCAGGCGCAGCAGGAGGCACGCTCACGGCAGGCGGAGGTGCACTGCGACCGCGGCGACGTCCGCGAGTACGCCGACCTCCGCCTGGCGATCAGCGACCTCGAGCGCGGCGCGACGAAGGAGCGCAAGGCAGCGCGCCGGGCGGACGTCGACTCCTCACTCCGGCGGCTGCGCCGCGGCGACATCATCGACATCCCGAGCGGGCGGCACCGCGGTGTCGCCGTGGTCCTCGAGCTGGCCGGCGCCCCGCAGCCGCGGCTCGTCGCGCTCACCGAGGACCGGTGGGCCGGCCGCATCGAGACCGCGGCGTTCCACGACCGCATCGAGCCCATCGGTCGGATGAAGGTGAACAAGTCGTTCAACCACCGCTCGGCGCAGGCGCGCCGCGACCTGGCGGCGAACCTGGCTCGGATGGCCCGCGACCTGCCGCGTCCCGAGCGGCGCCGTGGGACCGCCGTCGACGACGCGGAGCTCGCCGAGCTGCGCAGCCGCCTGCGCGAGCACCCGGTGCACTCCTGCCCCGACCGCGAGCAGCACGTCCGTGACCTCGAGGAGTCGCGGCGCGCGTGGCGGGACAGCGACCGGCTCGCCAGCAGGCTCGACCGGCGCACGGCGTCCCTCGGGCGTACGTTCGACCGCATCTGCGTGCTGCTCACCGACCTCGGCTACCTCGGGGCGGACGACACCGTGACGGCCCCCGGCCGCCTGCTGGCGCGGCTGTGGAGCGAGTCGGACCTGCTGATCGCGCACTGCCTCCGCGACGGCCTGTGGGGCGAGCTCGCGCCCGCGGACCTCGCCGCCGTCGTCTCGGCGACCCTCTACGAGCCGCGCGCCGGCGAGGTCTTCGACACCGCGACCGTCCCGGTGGGGTCGAAGCGGGTGCGGGCCGCCCTGGGCGCCATGCTCGCCGTGTGGGGGACGCTCGACGAGCAGGCCGCCCGCCTCGACGCGCCGCGGGTGCGCCGCCCGGACGCGGGCTTCGCGCTCGCTGCGTACCGGTGGGCCAGCGGTGACTCGCTCGCCGTGGTGCTCTCGAACCTGGCCCGCGCCGGCTTCGAGATCTCGCCGGGGGACTTCGTCCGCTGGTGCCGTCAGGTGCTCGACGTGCTGGAGCAGGTGGCCCGGCTCGACCCGGCCCTCGCCGGAGACGTGCCGCGGACCGCGGCCGCGGCGGCCTCGGCCATGCGCCGCGGGGTGCTCGCCGATCCGCTGCGGCCCCTCGAGGAGGGCACCTGGAATGCCGAGCAGGACGACGAGATCGAGGAGGAATGA
- the tatC gene encoding twin-arginine translocase subunit TatC, translating into MAVHLPARRSKSTKPPKTDDGSMSVIEHLTELRSRIFKALIAVVLGAVIGFIWYDHGLLSFLKEPYCALPSDLRWTKDGQGCTLLFLDPAGGLLLRLKVALLAGAIISAPFWLYQLWAFVTPGLHKNERRWAISFVSASSVLFALGTVCAWFTLKAGLQVLLTLAGDGVSAALTAPEYLNFVVMIIFVFGVSFELPLLIVMLNLVGVLHYGLLSRSRRWLMFLTFVFAAVITPTQDPFSMLAMALPMVLLFEGAIQFARVHDARVAAREAQSGYGDLSDDAPSPLDTSPSALGEDPDEVAPPEPVPGPSRLDRSED; encoded by the coding sequence GTGGCGGTTCATCTTCCGGCGCGTCGGTCCAAGTCGACCAAGCCGCCCAAGACCGACGACGGCTCGATGTCGGTCATCGAGCACCTCACCGAGCTGCGCTCGCGTATCTTCAAGGCGCTCATCGCCGTGGTCCTCGGCGCGGTGATCGGGTTCATCTGGTACGACCACGGCCTGCTCAGCTTCCTGAAGGAGCCGTACTGCGCGCTGCCGTCCGACCTGCGCTGGACCAAGGACGGACAGGGCTGCACGCTGCTGTTCCTCGACCCCGCCGGGGGTCTGCTGCTGCGCCTGAAGGTCGCGCTGCTGGCCGGAGCGATCATCTCCGCGCCGTTCTGGCTCTACCAGCTCTGGGCGTTCGTCACGCCGGGGCTGCACAAGAACGAGCGCCGCTGGGCCATCTCGTTCGTCTCGGCGTCCAGCGTGCTGTTCGCGCTCGGCACGGTCTGCGCCTGGTTCACCCTCAAGGCCGGCCTGCAGGTCCTGCTGACCCTCGCCGGTGACGGCGTCTCGGCGGCGCTGACCGCGCCCGAGTACCTGAACTTCGTCGTCATGATCATCTTCGTGTTCGGCGTGAGCTTCGAGCTCCCGCTGCTGATCGTGATGCTCAACCTCGTCGGGGTGCTGCACTACGGACTGCTGAGCCGCTCGCGCCGCTGGCTGATGTTCCTGACGTTCGTGTTCGCGGCGGTCATCACGCCGACCCAGGATCCCTTCTCCATGCTGGCGATGGCGTTGCCGATGGTGCTGCTGTTCGAGGGAGCGATCCAGTTCGCCCGCGTGCACGACGCGCGGGTCGCCGCACGCGAGGCGCAGAGCGGGTACGGCGACCTGTCCGACGACGCGCCGTCGCCGCTCGACACCTCGCCGTCCGCGCTCGGCGAGGACCCCGACGAGGTCGCTCCACCGGAGCCGGTGCCGGGCCCGTCGCGCCTGGACCGCTCGGAGGACTGA
- the tatA gene encoding Sec-independent protein translocase subunit TatA: protein MNLGPMEIAIIAILIFALFGYKKLPDATRAVGRSLRIFKGEMQGMKDDDVATRAEAQTVRAPIEPPARPVNQVPPAPGSAQPTPRPNQTPPTSAS, encoded by the coding sequence ATGAACCTCGGCCCCATGGAGATTGCGATCATCGCGATCCTGATCTTCGCTCTCTTCGGATACAAGAAGCTTCCCGACGCGACCCGCGCGGTCGGTCGCTCGCTGCGCATCTTCAAGGGTGAGATGCAGGGCATGAAGGACGACGACGTCGCCACTCGGGCGGAGGCGCAGACGGTGCGCGCTCCGATCGAGCCCCCGGCTCGGCCGGTGAACCAGGTGCCGCCGGCCCCCGGCAGCGCCCAGCCCACCCCGCGTCCGAACCAGACGCCGCCCACGTCGGCCTCCTAG
- a CDS encoding helix-turn-helix transcriptional regulator, which translates to MGGIGNQREQLRRMSLLVPFLLTHPGTPLGDLASELGTTPAQIRRDLDTLSYCGLPGQGMGDLIEVVYDGDRVSITENAGMVRPLQLTAAEASSLVIALRALAQSPGTVSHDAILSALAKLEGAVGSRVASPVTVEAEPASESAELLRAALGAERAVRIDYWTASRDEVGSRVVDPIRLFRVDGVDYLEAWCRRAEAVRTFRLDRIGDLAALDEPLQRHEAPERDLSEGVYTPSEGDVEVTLELTRAGRWVTEYYDTESVRDRPDGGAEVRLLISPETLDRLVTQLGPDGLASYSDPAVADAAARVAARSRAALERYRGAAS; encoded by the coding sequence ATGGGCGGGATAGGCAACCAGCGCGAGCAGCTGCGCCGGATGAGCCTGCTGGTGCCGTTCCTGCTGACGCACCCGGGCACGCCGCTGGGCGACCTCGCGAGCGAGCTGGGCACCACGCCGGCGCAGATCCGCCGCGACCTCGATACGCTGTCGTACTGCGGCCTGCCCGGGCAGGGGATGGGCGACTTGATCGAGGTGGTGTACGACGGCGATCGCGTCTCGATCACCGAGAACGCCGGGATGGTGCGCCCCCTGCAGCTCACCGCGGCGGAGGCCAGCTCGCTGGTGATCGCGCTGCGCGCCCTCGCGCAGAGCCCCGGCACGGTCAGCCACGACGCGATCCTCAGCGCCCTGGCCAAGCTCGAGGGCGCCGTCGGCTCGCGGGTCGCCTCCCCGGTCACGGTGGAGGCCGAGCCGGCCTCGGAGTCCGCGGAGCTGCTGCGCGCGGCATTGGGTGCCGAGCGCGCCGTGCGGATCGACTACTGGACGGCGTCCCGCGACGAGGTCGGCAGCCGCGTCGTCGACCCGATCCGGCTGTTCCGGGTGGACGGCGTCGACTACCTCGAGGCGTGGTGCCGGCGCGCCGAGGCGGTCCGCACGTTCCGCCTGGACCGCATCGGCGACCTGGCGGCCCTCGACGAGCCGCTGCAGCGCCACGAGGCGCCCGAGCGCGACCTCTCCGAGGGCGTGTACACGCCGAGCGAGGGAGACGTCGAGGTCACCCTCGAGCTGACGCGGGCCGGGCGCTGGGTCACCGAGTACTACGACACCGAGTCGGTGCGCGACCGCCCGGACGGCGGGGCCGAGGTCCGGTTGCTGATCAGCCCCGAGACCCTCGACCGGCTGGTCACCCAGCTCGGCCCCGACGGCCTCGCGTCGTACTCCGACCCCGCGGTCGCCGATGCGGCCGCGCGGGTCGCCGCGCGCAGCCGGGCCGCGCTGGAGCGGTACCGCGGCGCGGCGTCCTAG
- a CDS encoding helix-turn-helix transcriptional regulator yields the protein MSSAKNERLLNLLICLMSTRQFLTAERIRRAVVAYGRDYSDKGQAAFERKFERDKEDLRELGVVIETGTNSFSDTVPGYRIKGRDNTLPDISLTPPEATAVALAADWWRSAQFASETQGAVRKLRAGGVAIEAPAGSQWHPQLRGSDPSFDVLLEAATDRREVRFDYRSRTSDPPVSRRHVQPWGLVSWKARWYVVGHDVDRGEQRVFRLSRIVGDVAADGPDGAFERPADLRLSAAVGGPEFSQPLRAVIALHGTDAPGLRRLARGVEQPADADRIAISARDVWSLAGIVTPYADQVEVLSPPEARAAVVRRLEQLAAMGDGTVA from the coding sequence GTGTCGAGCGCGAAGAACGAACGCCTGCTCAACCTGCTTATCTGCCTCATGTCCACGCGGCAGTTCCTGACGGCTGAGCGGATCCGCCGTGCCGTCGTGGCGTACGGGCGGGACTACTCGGACAAGGGCCAGGCGGCGTTCGAGCGGAAGTTCGAGCGCGACAAGGAGGACCTGCGCGAGCTCGGGGTGGTGATCGAGACCGGCACGAACTCCTTCTCCGACACCGTGCCGGGCTACCGCATCAAGGGCCGCGACAACACCCTCCCGGACATCTCGCTGACGCCGCCCGAGGCGACCGCCGTCGCGCTGGCCGCCGACTGGTGGCGAAGCGCCCAGTTCGCGTCCGAGACGCAGGGCGCGGTCCGGAAGCTGCGCGCCGGGGGCGTGGCGATCGAGGCGCCGGCCGGCAGCCAGTGGCACCCGCAGCTGCGCGGCTCCGACCCGTCGTTCGACGTGCTGCTGGAGGCCGCGACCGACCGCCGCGAGGTCCGCTTCGACTACCGCTCGCGCACCAGCGACCCGCCGGTCTCGCGCCGGCACGTGCAGCCGTGGGGCCTGGTCTCGTGGAAGGCCCGGTGGTACGTCGTGGGGCACGATGTCGACCGCGGCGAGCAGCGGGTGTTCCGGCTGTCCAGGATCGTCGGGGACGTCGCGGCGGACGGCCCCGACGGGGCGTTCGAGCGCCCGGCGGACCTGCGGCTGTCGGCGGCCGTCGGCGGCCCCGAGTTCAGCCAGCCGCTGCGCGCGGTCATCGCGCTGCACGGCACCGACGCGCCGGGTCTGCGGCGGCTGGCTCGCGGCGTCGAGCAGCCGGCCGACGCCGACCGGATCGCGATCTCCGCACGCGACGTGTGGTCGCTGGCCGGGATCGTCACGCCGTACGCCGACCAGGTGGAGGTGCTGTCGCCGCCCGAGGCGCGCGCGGCCGTCGTCCGCCGGCTCGAGCAGCTGGCCGCGATGGGCGACGGGACGGTGGCGTGA
- a CDS encoding DUF3866 family protein: MQTGDAEQSLVRWREARVDGLGKAWRGAQELRLTVRGRHGEPDSQARGLAYPALVGHPAEGDRVLVNTTALAMGLGTGGYAVVIANLDRLPADREGPGHLVKMRYSPLQATVLGVDEQDSPHHAAIAARESVEGMPVVVADLHSALPAIVAGVHADRPAARIAYVWSDGGALPAWFSRTVADLGDRLCGTVTVGQAVGGDLEAVTVHSGLIAAREVLRADLAIVAQGPGNLGTGTPWGFSGVAAGEALNAADAVGGRPVAALRVSDADPRGRHVGVSHHSTTAFFKVGLVACDVPLPEALPEALQRAVDDDLSGLPPRAVRHRVAIDGLDDALRALPVRLSTMGRGLDEDYAYFLVNAAAGRFAAGLLD, from the coding sequence ATGCAGACCGGGGATGCTGAGCAGTCGTTGGTGCGGTGGCGCGAGGCGCGGGTCGACGGCCTCGGTAAGGCGTGGCGCGGCGCCCAGGAGCTCCGGCTGACCGTGCGCGGCCGGCACGGCGAGCCGGACAGCCAGGCACGCGGTCTGGCCTACCCAGCGCTCGTCGGCCACCCCGCGGAGGGCGACCGCGTGCTGGTGAACACCACCGCGCTCGCGATGGGCCTCGGCACCGGCGGGTACGCCGTCGTCATCGCCAACCTCGACCGGCTGCCGGCCGACCGGGAGGGTCCCGGCCACCTGGTGAAGATGCGCTACAGCCCGCTGCAGGCCACCGTGCTCGGCGTGGACGAGCAGGACTCCCCCCATCACGCGGCGATCGCCGCTCGCGAGTCGGTCGAGGGGATGCCGGTGGTCGTGGCGGACCTGCACTCGGCGCTGCCGGCGATCGTCGCCGGCGTGCACGCCGACCGTCCGGCCGCCCGGATCGCCTACGTGTGGAGCGACGGCGGCGCGCTCCCCGCCTGGTTCTCGCGCACCGTCGCCGACCTCGGCGACCGGCTGTGCGGCACGGTCACCGTGGGCCAGGCGGTCGGCGGCGATCTGGAGGCGGTCACCGTGCACAGCGGTCTGATCGCGGCCCGCGAGGTGCTCCGCGCCGATCTGGCGATCGTCGCGCAGGGTCCCGGGAACCTCGGGACGGGGACGCCGTGGGGCTTCTCCGGCGTGGCCGCCGGTGAGGCGCTGAACGCGGCCGACGCGGTCGGTGGCCGGCCGGTCGCGGCGCTGCGGGTCTCCGACGCGGACCCCCGCGGACGGCACGTCGGCGTCTCGCACCACTCCACGACCGCGTTCTTCAAGGTCGGGCTCGTCGCCTGCGACGTCCCGCTGCCCGAGGCCCTGCCGGAGGCGCTGCAGCGTGCCGTGGACGACGACCTGAGCGGGCTGCCGCCGCGCGCCGTCCGGCATCGCGTCGCGATCGACGGGCTCGACGACGCGCTGCGTGCGCTGCCGGTACGGCTCTCGACGATGGGCCGTGGGCTGGACGAGGATTACGCCTACTTCCTGGTCAACGCCGCGGCAGGCCGCTTCGCGGCCGGGCTGCTGGACTAG
- the pafA gene encoding Pup--protein ligase yields MTSLPRRIFGIETEYGVTFTFQGQRRLSPDEVARYLFRRVVAWGRSSNVFLANGSRLYLDVGSHPEYATAECDNVHDLVVHDRAGERILEGLMREAEQKLAAEGIEGQIYLFKNNTDSAGNAYGCHENYLVTRGRELSKITETLVPFLLTRQIICGAGKVLQTAKGTIYAFSQRAEHVWEGVSSATTRSRPIINTRDEPHADAEKYRRLHVIVGDSNCSETTTLLKVASCDLVLRMIEDGVGFPDVAIDNPIRAIRDISKDLDGTAPIRLANGRTSTALEIQRGYLERAERYCAEHDVDPEHRTAVRLWRRTLEAIESKDHSSISRSIDWAIKKALVDRYCARHGLDLDDPRVLQLDLAYHDIKRGRGLFPVLEAKGLAERVSTDEEVDAAQDIPPQTTRARLRGEFVRAAQELRRDFTVDWVHLKLNDQAARTILCRDPFKSVDERVDRLIETMRQAAPRPL; encoded by the coding sequence GTGACCAGCCTCCCGCGGCGGATCTTCGGCATCGAGACCGAGTACGGCGTCACCTTCACCTTCCAGGGCCAGCGCCGGCTGTCTCCGGACGAGGTGGCGCGCTACCTGTTCCGCCGCGTGGTGGCCTGGGGCCGGTCCTCGAACGTGTTCCTGGCCAACGGCTCGCGGCTGTACCTCGACGTCGGCTCGCACCCCGAGTACGCGACCGCCGAGTGCGACAACGTACACGACCTGGTGGTGCACGACCGGGCCGGCGAACGGATCCTCGAGGGCCTCATGCGCGAGGCCGAGCAGAAGCTCGCCGCCGAGGGCATCGAGGGCCAGATCTACCTGTTCAAGAACAACACCGACTCGGCCGGCAACGCCTACGGGTGCCACGAGAACTACCTGGTGACCCGCGGCCGCGAGCTGTCGAAGATCACCGAGACCCTGGTGCCGTTCCTGCTGACCCGGCAGATCATCTGCGGCGCCGGCAAGGTGCTGCAGACCGCCAAGGGCACGATCTACGCCTTCAGCCAGCGCGCCGAGCACGTGTGGGAAGGCGTCTCCAGCGCCACCACCCGCTCCCGCCCGATCATCAACACCCGCGACGAGCCGCACGCGGACGCCGAGAAGTACCGGCGGCTGCATGTGATCGTCGGCGACTCCAACTGCAGCGAGACGACCACGCTGCTGAAGGTGGCGTCGTGTGATCTGGTGCTGCGGATGATCGAGGACGGCGTCGGCTTCCCCGACGTGGCCATCGACAACCCGATCCGCGCCATCCGCGACATCTCGAAGGACCTCGACGGCACGGCGCCGATCCGGCTCGCGAACGGCCGCACGAGCACCGCGCTGGAGATCCAGCGCGGCTACCTCGAGCGCGCCGAGCGGTACTGCGCCGAGCACGACGTCGATCCCGAGCACCGCACGGCGGTCCGGCTGTGGCGGCGCACCCTCGAGGCGATCGAGTCCAAGGACCACTCGTCGATCAGCCGCAGCATCGACTGGGCCATCAAGAAGGCCCTCGTCGACCGCTACTGCGCGCGGCACGGGCTGGACCTGGACGACCCCCGCGTCCTGCAGCTGGACCTGGCCTACCACGACATCAAGCGCGGCCGCGGGCTGTTCCCGGTGCTCGAGGCCAAGGGGCTGGCCGAGCGCGTCAGCACCGACGAGGAGGTGGACGCCGCGCAGGACATCCCGCCGCAGACCACCCGCGCCCGGCTGCGCGGCGAGTTCGTCCGGGCGGCCCAGGAGCTGCGGCGCGACTTCACCGTCGACTGGGTGCACCTCAAGCTCAACGACCAGGCGGCCCGCACCATCCTGTGCCGCGACCCGTTCAAGAGCGTCGACGAGCGGGTCGACCGGCTCATCGAGACGATGCGCCAGGCCGCACCCCGGCCGCTCTGA